From Luteococcus japonicus, one genomic window encodes:
- a CDS encoding PPK2 family polyphosphate kinase: MAKKASSKKSAKAEKSKAEKDPVVGKDTSLRDLLRIQPGPVKVADLDPSAMPGYPGKGKADAPDHAAEVGARLSDLQERLYANGREDENAPRVLIILQGMDTSGKGGVIRHAIGMVDPQGVLLKAFKTPTEEERKHTFLWRIKKALPDAGMIGIFDRSQYEDVLIVRVDGLVPVEEWEKRYDQINKFEAELAAGGTKIIKCFLNVSSDEQKARLTERLENPEKYWKYNPGDVDSRSKWPAYMEAYGDLLERCNTDEAPWYHIPADRKWYRNWAVAQLLLETLEEMDLSWPRPDFDVEKEKDRVAKS; encoded by the coding sequence ATGGCAAAGAAGGCATCGTCCAAGAAGTCAGCCAAGGCGGAGAAGTCCAAGGCGGAGAAGGACCCGGTCGTCGGGAAGGACACCTCCCTGCGAGATCTGCTGCGCATCCAGCCCGGACCCGTGAAGGTCGCCGACCTGGATCCCAGCGCGATGCCGGGCTACCCGGGCAAGGGAAAGGCCGACGCCCCGGACCATGCGGCAGAAGTGGGCGCAAGGCTCAGCGACCTCCAGGAGAGGCTCTACGCCAATGGCCGCGAGGACGAGAATGCCCCCCGGGTGCTGATCATCCTGCAGGGCATGGACACGTCCGGCAAGGGCGGCGTGATCCGCCACGCGATCGGCATGGTGGACCCGCAGGGTGTGCTGCTGAAGGCCTTCAAGACGCCCACCGAGGAGGAACGCAAGCACACCTTCCTCTGGCGGATCAAGAAGGCGCTGCCCGATGCCGGCATGATCGGCATCTTCGATCGCTCCCAGTACGAGGACGTGCTCATAGTGCGCGTCGACGGTCTGGTTCCCGTCGAGGAGTGGGAGAAGCGCTATGACCAGATCAACAAGTTCGAGGCAGAGCTGGCCGCCGGCGGCACCAAGATCATCAAGTGCTTCCTCAATGTCAGCTCCGATGAGCAGAAGGCGCGCCTGACGGAGCGGCTGGAGAACCCGGAGAAGTACTGGAAGTACAACCCGGGTGACGTCGACTCGAGGAGCAAGTGGCCCGCCTACATGGAGGCCTACGGGGATCTCCTGGAGCGGTGCAATACCGACGAAGCCCCGTGGTACCACATCCCCGCTGACCGCAAGTGGTACCGCAACTGGGCCGTGGCCCAGTTGCTGTTGGAGACCTTGGAGGAGATGGACCTGTCCTGGCCCAGGCCGGACTTCGACGTGGAGAAGGAGAAGGACCGGGTGGCCAAGAGCTGA
- a CDS encoding AAA family ATPase, which produces MSDLQAFSATDLMAMNFPEPRWAVRGLICEGLNLIVGAPKFGKSWFCLNLAVAIASGGKALGQIEVEKGSVLYCALEDTPRRLQSRLNIVLGGDEVPDGITFVTEMPRMPEATNLIAEWLHEHHDARLVIIDVLRKVRSAADGRTGRSAYDEDYDSLGSIKRLADEFGIAVLVVHHTRKMADESDVFNEVAGSTGITGAADAILVAKRSRNAADAVLHLTGRDVVESEFGLLWDETRCQWNLAGDSLKEAAHAAVTAKVMGNVGDTMLQIIELAATYPMGIRAANVADALSIPEDTARRYMSRAENEGRLERIGRGIYASVRSVPSVPLPSQEHIADVIPLSGVSRSSRPNDESDNGTHRTPDICATCHEPMAIVEPGQTTHPNCGGGDQ; this is translated from the coding sequence ATGTCTGATCTGCAAGCCTTCAGCGCCACCGACTTGATGGCAATGAACTTCCCGGAGCCCCGCTGGGCCGTCCGCGGCCTCATCTGCGAAGGACTGAACCTCATCGTCGGTGCCCCGAAGTTCGGCAAGTCCTGGTTCTGCCTGAATCTGGCTGTCGCCATTGCTTCTGGCGGCAAGGCACTGGGGCAGATCGAGGTCGAGAAAGGCTCCGTACTCTACTGCGCCTTGGAGGACACTCCCCGACGTCTCCAGTCGCGCCTGAACATCGTCCTGGGGGGTGACGAGGTGCCCGACGGCATCACCTTCGTCACCGAGATGCCGCGGATGCCCGAGGCCACCAACCTGATCGCTGAATGGCTCCACGAGCATCACGACGCCCGCTTGGTGATCATCGACGTGCTGCGCAAGGTGCGCTCTGCTGCAGATGGACGCACCGGGCGCTCTGCCTACGACGAGGACTACGACTCGCTGGGCTCCATCAAGCGGCTGGCGGACGAGTTCGGCATTGCCGTGCTCGTCGTCCACCACACCCGGAAGATGGCCGACGAGAGCGACGTCTTCAACGAGGTGGCCGGATCCACCGGCATCACGGGCGCGGCCGACGCCATCTTGGTGGCCAAGCGGTCCCGCAATGCCGCTGATGCCGTGCTACACCTCACTGGCCGTGACGTGGTCGAGTCGGAGTTTGGGTTGCTGTGGGACGAGACCCGCTGCCAGTGGAACCTGGCTGGCGACTCGCTGAAAGAGGCCGCCCACGCCGCCGTCACCGCCAAGGTGATGGGCAACGTCGGAGACACGATGCTGCAGATCATCGAGCTGGCCGCGACCTATCCGATGGGCATTCGTGCTGCCAACGTGGCCGATGCCTTGTCGATCCCCGAGGACACCGCCCGCCGGTACATGTCCCGAGCGGAGAATGAGGGGCGCCTGGAGCGAATCGGACGCGGGATCTATGCCAGTGTCCGAAGTGTCCCGAGTGTCCCATTGCCTAGTCAGGAGCACATTGCCGATGTGATCCCACTGTCCGGAGTGTCCCGTTCATCCCGGCCTAATGACGAATCGGACAACGGGACACATCGGACACCGGACATATGCGCAACGTGTCACGAACCGATGGCCATCGTCGAGCCAGGGCAGACCACACACCCCAACTGTGGAGGTGGGGACCAGTGA
- a CDS encoding DUF664 domain-containing protein, translating to MRARFPASEDETLDALLTTFDAVREQYLEMCRGGDLEAELPVGPMPWYGMDEARPAKLRYLYVGHVEEFARQAGHADIIREELDGATAPELLSAVEGWEPNEFVKPWQAPGTP from the coding sequence CTGCGAGCTCGCTTCCCCGCCAGCGAGGACGAGACCCTCGACGCACTGCTGACCACCTTCGACGCAGTGCGGGAGCAGTACCTGGAGATGTGCCGCGGCGGAGATCTGGAGGCCGAGCTGCCAGTCGGCCCGATGCCCTGGTATGGCATGGACGAGGCACGGCCTGCCAAGCTTCGATACCTCTACGTCGGTCACGTCGAGGAGTTCGCCCGGCAGGCGGGACATGCCGACATCATCCGTGAGGAACTCGACGGTGCGACAGCTCCGGAGCTCCTGTCCGCCGTGGAAGGGTGGGAACCGAACGAGTTCGTGAAGCCCTGGCAGGCACCCGGGACCCCGTGA
- a CDS encoding phage major capsid protein, translating to MSEPVITPPVHIETAAENPSIIKDAVAKILVEPLQAASVVLSNGPKIFDSSEPLIIPKLTTKTTDPGWYGQGEEIGTADVDFDEMTLLPITRKSLKVISVVSNELLRQANAVNLEGVIRQKLVTDVTNKLDDALLKGDGAGDTITGILNQAGVTKVTADPATIDGFLAGLAAMAAVEEQPSVAFMSGADYFKILGLKDGQNRPLVQPDVTRAAGMQLHGVKLVVTNKLAAGKTMLVNMSEVAIVRDLAAQVTPLKEAFATKDSTGIRVVTRYDLGLLRPEAVAIVSAA from the coding sequence ATGTCCGAACCCGTCATCACCCCCCCGGTCCACATCGAGACCGCGGCCGAGAACCCCAGCATCATCAAGGATGCCGTCGCCAAGATCCTCGTCGAGCCCCTGCAGGCCGCGAGCGTGGTCCTGTCCAACGGCCCGAAGATCTTCGACAGCTCCGAGCCGCTGATCATCCCCAAGCTGACCACGAAGACCACCGACCCCGGCTGGTACGGCCAGGGTGAGGAGATCGGCACCGCCGACGTTGACTTCGACGAGATGACGCTGCTGCCCATCACCCGCAAGTCCCTCAAGGTCATCAGCGTGGTGTCGAACGAGCTGCTGCGTCAGGCCAACGCGGTGAACCTCGAGGGCGTCATCCGCCAGAAGCTCGTCACCGACGTGACCAACAAGCTCGACGATGCCCTGCTGAAGGGTGACGGCGCTGGTGACACCATCACTGGCATCCTGAACCAGGCCGGCGTGACCAAGGTCACGGCCGATCCCGCCACCATCGACGGGTTCCTCGCCGGTCTGGCTGCCATGGCCGCCGTCGAGGAGCAGCCCAGCGTTGCGTTCATGTCCGGCGCCGACTACTTCAAGATCCTGGGCCTGAAGGACGGCCAGAACCGTCCCCTGGTGCAGCCCGACGTGACCCGCGCCGCCGGCATGCAGCTGCACGGCGTGAAGCTCGTGGTGACCAACAAGCTGGCCGCGGGCAAGACCATGCTGGTGAACATGTCCGAGGTGGCCATCGTGCGCGACCTGGCCGCCCAGGTGACCCCGCTGAAGGAGGCCTTCGCCACCAAGGACTCCACCGGCATCCGCGTCGTCACCCGCTACGACCTGGGCCTGCTGCGCCCCGAGGCCGTCGCCATCGTGAGTGCCGCCTGA
- a CDS encoding helix-turn-helix transcriptional regulator — protein MPPQAIPRGRPAVDLAVLQQLSIAQRDHTVLRFGYRKPDASRTSREVEPARLMTQGEHWYPRAFDRGREDWRVFRIDRMTEVTVTTWTFTPSEPPPGDFQRDIARRYPCVVEVEMAVDVDAGAARVPAAHRDGLEPTSTGCRFRVGAPTWDDLAWHMLWASRELGQPLIIWTKAHKVLLCATPWRRLHRMREMSSTRADR, from the coding sequence ATGCCACCCCAGGCGATCCCGCGGGGCCGGCCCGCGGTGGACCTGGCCGTGCTGCAACAGCTCTCGATTGCGCAACGCGACCACACCGTCCTCCGCTTCGGCTACCGCAAGCCCGACGCAAGCCGCACCTCCCGCGAGGTGGAACCGGCGCGGTTGATGACCCAGGGCGAGCACTGGTACCCGCGGGCCTTCGACCGTGGACGCGAGGACTGGCGGGTCTTCCGGATCGACCGGATGACCGAGGTCACCGTCACCACCTGGACCTTCACCCCGAGCGAGCCGCCGCCGGGTGACTTCCAGCGCGACATAGCCAGGCGGTACCCGTGCGTCGTCGAGGTCGAGATGGCTGTGGACGTCGACGCCGGGGCGGCACGGGTCCCCGCGGCCCACCGTGACGGCTTGGAGCCCACCTCCACTGGGTGCCGATTCCGGGTCGGTGCTCCCACCTGGGACGATCTGGCCTGGCACATGCTCTGGGCGTCGCGAGAACTCGGGCAACCCCTGATCATATGGACGAAGGCCCACAAGGTGCTGCTGTGCGCCACGCCATGGCGGCGATTGCATCGAATGCGCGAGATGTCATCCACTCGGGCTGATCGGTAG
- a CDS encoding tyrosine-type recombinase/integrase: MAKRSFGQITKLPSKRFRARYTGPDTRLHNAPHTFDTREDAEAWLADERRLISAGGWVAPEDRKAEAKRVVLTFGEYAERWLAGRDLKPRTREHYRKLLDHELLPTFENMPLRAISSEAVKDWHAGMGRARPTLRSHCYGLLRTILGCAVDDEKIPMNPCHIRGAGNVKRAKKVEPATLAQLEAIAAAMPERYRPMVMLASWCALRFGELAELRRKDLDLSNGVIHVRRGVVRAEHGTVVGTPKSEAGIRDVAIPPHLLPMLKEHRASMASSSPNALLFPAADGVSHMAPSSLYRVFYPARAAAGRPDLRWHDLRHTGAVLAAQTGATLADLMNRLGHSTPGAALRYQHAAQDRDAEIARKLSQMMTGLTA; encoded by the coding sequence GTGGCCAAGCGATCCTTCGGGCAGATCACCAAGCTCCCCAGCAAGCGGTTCCGTGCCCGCTACACCGGCCCCGACACCCGGCTGCACAACGCACCGCACACCTTCGACACCCGCGAGGATGCCGAGGCCTGGCTGGCCGACGAGCGACGGCTGATCAGCGCCGGGGGATGGGTGGCCCCGGAGGACCGGAAGGCGGAGGCCAAGCGCGTCGTCCTCACGTTTGGCGAGTACGCCGAGCGGTGGCTGGCCGGCCGCGACCTGAAACCCCGCACCCGGGAGCACTACCGCAAGCTGCTGGACCATGAGCTATTGCCCACCTTCGAGAACATGCCGCTGAGGGCAATCAGCTCCGAAGCGGTCAAGGACTGGCACGCGGGCATGGGCAGAGCCCGCCCCACCCTCCGCAGTCACTGCTACGGGTTGTTGCGGACGATTCTGGGGTGCGCCGTGGATGACGAGAAGATCCCGATGAACCCATGCCACATCCGCGGCGCCGGCAACGTGAAGCGCGCCAAGAAGGTCGAGCCCGCCACGCTGGCGCAGCTGGAAGCCATCGCGGCCGCAATGCCCGAGCGCTACCGGCCCATGGTCATGCTGGCGTCGTGGTGTGCGCTGCGCTTCGGGGAGCTCGCCGAGCTGAGGCGCAAGGACCTGGACCTGTCCAACGGCGTGATCCACGTCCGTCGAGGCGTGGTGCGCGCCGAGCATGGAACCGTCGTCGGGACCCCGAAGTCCGAGGCTGGCATCCGTGACGTGGCGATCCCCCCGCACCTGCTGCCGATGCTGAAGGAACACCGCGCCAGCATGGCCTCGTCGTCGCCCAACGCGCTGTTGTTCCCCGCCGCTGATGGCGTCTCCCACATGGCTCCCAGCTCGCTCTACCGGGTGTTCTACCCCGCCCGGGCAGCTGCTGGCCGGCCTGACCTGCGCTGGCACGACCTGAGGCACACCGGCGCCGTGCTCGCCGCCCAGACCGGCGCCACGCTGGCCGACCTGATGAACCGCCTAGGCCACTCGACCCCCGGTGCCGCACTGCGCTACCAGCACGCGGCACAGGACCGAGACGCCGAGATTGCCCGCAAGCTCTCCCAGATGATGACAGGACTCACCGCATGA
- a CDS encoding terminase large subunit domain-containing protein, which translates to MEQFVMVTKGVGAGEPFKLRIWQKEIITGAFAPGRRSALVSLPRANGKSALAAALAVAELFCGPSSAEVLVVASDQRQASIVFNLARRMIEMNPELAERTQIYKDRIVVPENDATMMALPADPSALHGWDPSLLIVDELHVVTEDVWEAVTSVSGKRPESLVLAISTPATSSDSVMWKLVQHGRDETDPSFFLKEFSAPDGCAIDDREAWRQANPALGDFLTEDGLASVMKTMREPNFRILRLGQWTKGTDAWLPFGAWADCAAEDERVVGPRERVCLGFDGSASGDSTALVGCTIGERPHLFVVGLWENPGKDDWRVPRAEVDRAIRKAFEDFNVVELACDFWGWRSEIETWAKRHGARRVIEYDTSYRKRMCPATDKFYAAVMDQNLTHDGNEDLAAHMAHAHVTATPQGDAIVKQKRMSARKIDLAIAAIVAHDRATNTTTTKRRRSVGFV; encoded by the coding sequence GTGGAGCAGTTCGTCATGGTCACCAAGGGCGTCGGTGCCGGAGAGCCCTTCAAGCTGCGCATCTGGCAGAAGGAGATCATCACTGGCGCGTTCGCACCTGGGCGCCGGTCGGCTCTGGTGAGCCTGCCGCGTGCGAATGGCAAGTCGGCCTTGGCTGCTGCCCTTGCCGTTGCTGAGCTGTTCTGTGGCCCGTCATCGGCTGAGGTGCTGGTGGTGGCTTCTGACCAGCGTCAGGCGTCCATCGTGTTCAACCTGGCGCGTCGGATGATCGAGATGAACCCGGAGCTGGCCGAGCGGACGCAGATCTACAAGGACCGCATCGTCGTGCCCGAGAACGACGCGACGATGATGGCCCTTCCTGCTGATCCTTCGGCGCTGCACGGGTGGGACCCGTCACTGTTGATCGTCGACGAGCTCCACGTCGTGACCGAGGACGTGTGGGAGGCCGTCACGTCGGTGTCCGGCAAGCGTCCCGAGTCGCTGGTGCTGGCCATCTCCACCCCGGCCACGTCGTCCGACAGCGTCATGTGGAAGCTCGTCCAGCATGGCCGCGACGAGACCGACCCAAGCTTCTTCCTGAAGGAGTTCTCCGCGCCGGACGGCTGCGCTATCGACGACCGGGAGGCGTGGCGGCAGGCCAACCCCGCGTTGGGCGACTTCTTGACCGAGGACGGGTTGGCCAGCGTGATGAAGACCATGCGGGAGCCGAACTTTCGAATCCTCAGGTTGGGGCAGTGGACGAAGGGAACGGATGCCTGGCTGCCCTTCGGGGCGTGGGCCGATTGCGCTGCCGAGGATGAGCGGGTTGTTGGTCCCCGTGAGCGGGTCTGTCTCGGCTTCGACGGCAGCGCCAGCGGTGACAGCACGGCGCTGGTGGGCTGCACCATCGGTGAGCGTCCGCACCTGTTCGTCGTCGGCCTGTGGGAGAACCCCGGCAAGGACGACTGGCGCGTCCCGCGGGCCGAGGTGGACCGGGCGATCAGGAAGGCCTTCGAGGACTTCAACGTCGTCGAGCTGGCCTGTGATTTTTGGGGCTGGCGCTCCGAGATCGAGACCTGGGCGAAGCGTCACGGCGCCCGTCGGGTGATCGAGTACGACACCTCCTACCGCAAGCGGATGTGCCCGGCCACCGACAAGTTCTACGCGGCCGTGATGGACCAGAACCTGACCCACGACGGCAACGAGGACTTGGCCGCCCACATGGCCCACGCTCACGTCACCGCCACACCCCAGGGCGACGCGATTGTGAAGCAGAAGCGCATGTCCGCCCGCAAGATCGACCTGGCTATTGCGGCCATCGTCGCGCACGACCGAGCAACCAACACCACCACCACCAAGCGCCGGCGCTCCGTCGGCTTCGTCTAG
- a CDS encoding phage portal protein, protein MNDLETMISTLQIIDNDAVRRTRCNTYYNGKQPLAFLAPEARTALGNRFGVLNSNTCRVAVNALVERLRITGFTGPEAIALWEDWRRNDLDQLAPVAHREALITGEAFVIVWADAAGNPQVTIESPEQVAVQRHPATGTVTAAAKRIEHKDHTEAVLYLTDRIVKFRSQATGAVLHGFEAVETIPNPLGMVPVVPLRNTERLTGPAASELDDLLPLVDAQSKLLADLMVASEYAGRPRRWATGIELEEEDVLDADGNPTGETLEVNPYPEGSRMMVAEPQEAKFGQLPAADLAGYEAAIRVLQAQISAVSGLAPHYLGVHGDQPASADALRASEAALVAKVEARQLAFGRAWEAVARLMLAVRTGRRPETVNVAVQWADAATRSIAQEADAIVKLFAAGLIPQSYALQRLGYSDDDIRQITAASPATTTTPATPA, encoded by the coding sequence ATGAACGATCTCGAGACCATGATCAGCACCCTGCAGATCATCGACAACGACGCAGTCCGCCGGACGCGATGCAACACCTACTACAACGGCAAGCAGCCCTTGGCCTTCCTGGCTCCCGAGGCCCGCACCGCCCTGGGCAACCGCTTCGGGGTCCTGAACTCCAACACCTGCCGCGTTGCCGTGAACGCGCTGGTGGAGCGCCTTCGGATCACCGGCTTCACCGGACCGGAGGCCATCGCACTGTGGGAGGACTGGCGACGCAACGACCTGGACCAGCTGGCCCCGGTCGCCCATCGTGAGGCCCTGATCACCGGCGAGGCCTTCGTCATCGTGTGGGCCGACGCCGCTGGCAACCCGCAGGTCACCATCGAGAGCCCGGAACAGGTAGCCGTGCAGCGCCACCCTGCCACCGGGACCGTCACCGCTGCCGCCAAGCGCATCGAGCACAAGGACCACACCGAGGCCGTGTTGTACCTGACGGACCGCATCGTGAAGTTCCGTTCGCAGGCCACCGGCGCCGTCCTGCACGGCTTCGAGGCCGTCGAGACCATTCCCAATCCGTTGGGCATGGTTCCGGTGGTGCCGCTGCGCAACACTGAGCGCCTGACTGGCCCCGCCGCCAGTGAACTGGATGACCTGCTGCCCCTGGTTGATGCCCAGTCCAAGCTGTTGGCCGACTTGATGGTGGCGTCCGAGTACGCCGGCCGGCCGCGCCGCTGGGCAACCGGCATCGAGCTGGAAGAGGAGGACGTCCTCGACGCCGACGGCAACCCGACCGGGGAGACCCTCGAGGTCAACCCCTACCCCGAGGGCTCGCGGATGATGGTTGCCGAGCCCCAGGAGGCAAAGTTCGGGCAGCTGCCCGCCGCCGACCTCGCCGGTTACGAGGCTGCCATCCGCGTCCTGCAGGCGCAGATCAGCGCGGTCTCTGGGCTCGCTCCGCACTACTTGGGGGTCCACGGGGATCAGCCTGCCTCCGCCGATGCGCTGAGGGCGTCTGAGGCCGCCCTGGTGGCGAAGGTGGAGGCTCGCCAGCTTGCCTTCGGCAGGGCATGGGAGGCCGTCGCCCGCCTCATGCTGGCCGTGCGCACCGGCCGACGTCCCGAGACCGTCAACGTGGCCGTCCAGTGGGCCGATGCCGCGACCCGCTCCATCGCCCAGGAGGCCGACGCCATCGTGAAGCTGTTCGCTGCCGGCCTCATCCCGCAGTCCTACGCGCTGCAGCGTCTCGGTTACTCCGACGACGACATCCGCCAGATCACTGCCGCCAGCCCGGCGACGACCACAACCCCGGCCACCCCGGCCTGA
- a CDS encoding sirohydrochlorin chelatase has product MTAPALILLAHGSSQPALTSTLHQLRIEMQQARPELNVVLAFLDHCPPSGPAVVSSLVARGVTEMVFVPLDVTHAVEVNEQATQMLDRVRAAHPQVAMTMARPLGPATDLLNVLDVRLRESLRQNHVVELDALVLSAAEAGDTRGNALIARRARQWAAHHKLPCVVAFHDGSGTGVAHAVATLRAQGRRHIAVGSFYISGDENYQSMRELALAAGVKSVSAPMGSHEFILDLVMARYVFAAMELLDAPMPAEQASDDAGHAM; this is encoded by the coding sequence ATGACTGCTCCGGCGTTGATCCTGCTGGCCCACGGCTCCAGCCAGCCCGCCCTGACCAGTACCCTGCACCAGCTGCGGATCGAGATGCAGCAGGCCCGTCCCGAGCTCAACGTCGTCCTCGCCTTCCTCGACCATTGTCCCCCCTCGGGTCCCGCGGTCGTCTCCTCGCTGGTGGCCCGCGGCGTCACGGAAATGGTCTTCGTCCCTCTCGACGTGACGCACGCCGTCGAGGTCAACGAGCAGGCCACCCAGATGCTGGACCGGGTCCGCGCGGCACACCCGCAGGTTGCGATGACCATGGCCCGCCCACTCGGCCCCGCCACGGACCTGCTGAATGTCCTGGATGTCCGGCTCCGCGAATCCCTTCGGCAGAACCACGTCGTCGAGCTCGATGCGCTGGTCCTGTCGGCGGCGGAGGCCGGGGACACCCGCGGCAATGCCCTGATCGCCCGCCGGGCCCGTCAATGGGCGGCGCATCACAAGCTGCCCTGCGTCGTGGCCTTCCATGACGGCAGCGGGACGGGTGTTGCCCATGCCGTGGCCACTCTTCGGGCACAGGGCAGGAGGCACATCGCCGTCGGCAGCTTCTACATCAGTGGCGACGAGAACTACCAGTCGATGCGGGAACTGGCCCTGGCGGCCGGTGTGAAGTCCGTCTCGGCCCCGATGGGCAGCCACGAGTTCATCCTGGACCTGGTGATGGCACGCTACGTCTTCGCAGCGATGGAACTGCTCGACGCCCCGATGCCCGCTGAGCAGGCGAGCGACGACGCCGGTCACGCCATGTGA
- a CDS encoding helix-turn-helix domain-containing protein, with the protein MTEPSITRLGAEALARVARFAVQHHREQVTVADLADHAGYSRHHFSRAFTATKSVSPSAYLTALRIESAKALLLTEDAPVIDIAMEIGFDSLSSFSRRFAATVGTPPARLRHPARHLEDSEPKPFTVADPRQMLVRIRPVLPEGVAGGRVWLGWYRSPAPIGLPTAGTLADLDEVVPLPLHPGAPWLLGFHVRPGAAPREVLAPTRLVVALHPAPVLAPGVIDLGFRFATLDDLPFPARASVTGATSPVSGRRWPAGHCASPGRISQSSKTQGPLTREAGCHDRTTALPLPAPHRCRPGIAFLEALGLTTAMVVRDRDDGSRVTHAQLNWRENGGVMLGSTRDDDPHYGPGICNVVVATMTTSTP; encoded by the coding sequence GTGACCGAGCCGAGTATCACCCGACTGGGCGCCGAGGCACTTGCCCGCGTGGCGCGCTTCGCCGTGCAGCACCACCGCGAGCAGGTGACGGTGGCCGATCTGGCAGACCACGCGGGATACTCCCGGCACCACTTCTCGCGCGCATTCACCGCGACGAAGAGCGTCAGCCCCAGTGCCTACCTGACGGCCCTGCGCATCGAGTCCGCGAAAGCGCTCCTGCTGACCGAGGACGCTCCGGTGATCGACATTGCCATGGAGATCGGCTTCGATTCGTTGTCCAGTTTCAGCCGCCGATTCGCCGCAACGGTGGGAACGCCACCCGCGCGCCTGCGTCACCCGGCACGCCACCTGGAGGACAGCGAGCCCAAGCCGTTCACCGTGGCCGACCCACGCCAGATGCTCGTGCGGATTCGGCCCGTACTGCCCGAAGGTGTTGCCGGCGGACGCGTGTGGTTGGGGTGGTATCGAAGCCCAGCACCCATCGGCCTGCCCACGGCCGGAACCCTCGCTGACCTCGACGAGGTGGTCCCGCTCCCCCTGCACCCGGGAGCCCCATGGCTGCTTGGTTTCCACGTCCGACCCGGCGCCGCGCCCCGCGAAGTGCTGGCGCCCACCAGGCTCGTCGTCGCCCTGCACCCGGCACCGGTCCTTGCACCCGGCGTGATCGACCTGGGCTTCCGGTTCGCGACACTGGACGACCTGCCCTTCCCAGCGCGGGCTTCAGTGACCGGAGCCACCTCTCCCGTGAGTGGAAGGCGGTGGCCGGCTGGACATTGCGCCAGTCCAGGGAGGATTTCCCAAAGCTCCAAGACTCAAGGACCCCTGACCCGTGAAGCTGGGTGCCATGACCGCACCACAGCTCTTCCACTGCCTGCGCCACACCGATGCCGACCGGGCATCGCCTTCCTGGAGGCCCTTGGCCTCACGACTGCCATGGTCGTGCGTGACCGGGACGACGGATCCCGGGTCACCCACGCCCAACTGAACTGGCGCGAGAACGGCGGCGTCATGCTCGGTTCCACCCGTGACGACGACCCTCACTACGGGCCCGGCATCTGCAATGTGGTCGTCGCCACGATGACCACGTCGACTCCCTAG
- a CDS encoding VOC family protein — protein sequence MDDDYATNGPVDEATSGMMRSEDGASFWQITVAVSDIAAALDRTTELGGQVVKAPVDSPWGPLATIADPRGARLLVMQPPANAS from the coding sequence ATGGACGACGACTACGCGACCAATGGTCCGGTGGACGAGGCCACCAGCGGGATGATGCGCTCCGAGGACGGAGCGTCGTTCTGGCAGATCACCGTCGCGGTCAGCGACATCGCGGCTGCCCTGGACCGGACCACGGAATTGGGCGGACAGGTTGTCAAGGCGCCGGTCGACTCACCGTGGGGCCCCTTGGCCACCATCGCCGACCCTCGGGGCGCGCGCCTGCTGGTGATGCAGCCGCCCGCGAACGCCTCCTGA
- a CDS encoding helix-turn-helix domain-containing protein → MRSAPKPASVTIAELAEQWGCSDKTVRRLISSGQLPAYRVGKRLIRILQEDADSFARRIPSAKVVA, encoded by the coding sequence GTGCGTTCCGCACCCAAACCCGCATCCGTCACCATCGCCGAGCTCGCCGAGCAGTGGGGCTGCTCCGACAAGACGGTCCGCCGCCTGATCAGCTCCGGCCAACTGCCGGCCTACCGCGTCGGCAAGCGCCTGATCCGCATCCTCCAGGAGGACGCCGACAGCTTCGCCCGGCGCATCCCTTCCGCCAAGGTCGTCGCCTGA